The following are encoded together in the Hyalangium ruber genome:
- a CDS encoding ABC transporter ATP-binding protein encodes MAPPLPSAPPPSLKSRLKNAGSLFRQLPGTFRLFWQASPKLAVVLGVLTLVAAVLPAAIAYVGKLIVDGVVAASKEGGAEVLRSRVLGLVGLEFGLMLGSALVDRSLALTRELLRANLGNLLNERILHKALELELRHFEDSDTYDKMQNARREANSRPLSLVMQAFTIVRNLVTLSTYAVLLVALSPWSVVVLVAASIPAFIAEARLAAAGFRLYSWRAPEGRKLNYLEWILTRDNHVKEVKLFGLGPLVLGRYRTLFQKFFSEDRALALKRMGWGLGLGILSLGAFYGCYAFVANRAATGTITVGDMVLYLSVFRQGQAAFQGILTSIGSMYEDALFMSNLFAYLEIPTGSEQPRVLPAKSPPRGPGNAIELRDVSFRYPGKEAWALRNVTLKLQPGEKLALVGENGAGKSTLVKLLLRLYEPTEGSILYGGVDIRDMDVADLRSRFGAVFQDFVRYQFSVAENIGLGHVPALEDRNRIVRAADLGGASPVITALPQQYDTMLGGWFEKGQELSAGQWQKLAVARAFMREDAEVLILDEPTASIDAEAEHALFERFQALAADRIAIVISHRFSTVRMADQIAVLHNGQVEELGSHDALMAKDGRYAHLFNLQARGYRD; translated from the coding sequence GTGGCCCCACCGCTCCCTTCCGCGCCTCCGCCTTCGCTCAAGTCCCGCCTGAAGAACGCGGGCAGCCTGTTCAGGCAACTGCCGGGAACGTTCCGGCTCTTCTGGCAGGCCAGCCCGAAGCTGGCGGTGGTGTTGGGGGTGCTGACGCTGGTGGCGGCGGTGCTGCCGGCGGCGATTGCCTACGTGGGCAAGCTGATCGTGGACGGGGTGGTGGCGGCGTCCAAGGAGGGCGGGGCGGAGGTGCTGCGCTCGCGGGTGCTGGGGCTGGTGGGGCTGGAGTTCGGGCTGATGTTGGGCTCGGCGCTGGTGGACCGGAGCCTGGCGCTGACGCGGGAGCTGCTGCGGGCCAACCTGGGCAACCTGCTCAACGAGCGGATTCTGCACAAGGCGTTGGAGCTGGAGCTGCGGCACTTCGAGGACTCGGACACCTACGACAAGATGCAGAACGCGCGGCGCGAGGCGAACAGCCGGCCGCTGTCGCTGGTGATGCAGGCGTTCACGATTGTCCGCAACCTGGTGACGCTGTCGACGTACGCGGTGCTGTTGGTGGCGCTGTCGCCGTGGAGCGTGGTGGTGCTGGTGGCGGCCTCGATTCCGGCGTTCATCGCCGAGGCGCGGCTGGCGGCGGCGGGGTTCCGGCTGTACTCGTGGCGGGCGCCGGAGGGGCGCAAGCTGAACTACCTGGAGTGGATCCTCACGCGGGACAACCACGTGAAGGAGGTGAAGCTGTTCGGGCTGGGGCCGCTGGTGCTGGGGCGTTACCGGACGCTGTTCCAGAAGTTCTTCAGCGAGGACCGGGCGCTGGCGCTCAAGCGGATGGGGTGGGGGTTGGGGCTGGGGATTCTGTCGTTGGGGGCGTTCTACGGATGCTACGCGTTCGTGGCGAACCGGGCGGCGACGGGGACAATCACCGTGGGCGACATGGTGCTCTACCTCTCGGTGTTCCGGCAGGGGCAGGCGGCGTTCCAGGGAATCCTGACGAGCATCGGTTCGATGTACGAGGACGCGCTCTTCATGAGCAACCTGTTCGCGTACCTGGAGATACCGACGGGCTCGGAGCAGCCGCGGGTGCTGCCGGCGAAATCGCCGCCGCGGGGGCCGGGTAATGCCATCGAACTGAGGGATGTGTCCTTCCGCTATCCAGGGAAGGAAGCGTGGGCGCTGCGGAACGTGACGTTGAAGCTGCAGCCGGGAGAGAAGCTGGCGCTGGTGGGGGAGAACGGCGCGGGAAAGAGCACGTTGGTGAAGTTGCTGCTGCGCCTGTACGAGCCGACGGAGGGCAGCATCCTCTACGGGGGCGTGGACATCCGAGACATGGACGTGGCGGATCTGCGGAGCCGCTTCGGAGCGGTGTTCCAGGACTTCGTGCGCTACCAGTTCAGCGTGGCGGAGAACATCGGGCTGGGGCACGTGCCGGCGCTGGAGGACCGCAACCGAATCGTGCGAGCGGCGGACCTGGGAGGAGCGAGCCCGGTCATCACGGCGCTGCCACAGCAGTACGACACGATGCTGGGCGGGTGGTTCGAGAAGGGGCAGGAGCTGAGCGCGGGGCAGTGGCAGAAGCTGGCGGTGGCTCGGGCGTTCATGCGCGAGGACGCGGAGGTGCTCATCTTGGACGAGCCGACGGCGAGCATCGACGCGGAGGCGGAGCACGCGCTGTTCGAGCGCTTCCAGGCGCTGGCGGCGGACCGTATCGCCATCGTGATTTCGCACCGGTTCTCGACGGTGCGGATGGCGGATCAGATCGCGGTGCTGCACAACGGGCAGGTGGAGGAGCTGGGCAGCCACGACGCGCTGATGGCGAAGGACGGGCGCTACGCGCACCTGTTCAACCTGCAGGCGCGCGGTTACCGGGACTGA
- a CDS encoding CsbD family protein: MGEWNDKIKGKVKETAGVVTGDRELEAEGKADTLKGNVKEKIEDAKRAIKDAVDPDRPSRREP; this comes from the coding sequence ATGGGTGAGTGGAACGACAAGATTAAGGGCAAAGTGAAGGAGACGGCGGGCGTGGTGACGGGGGACCGTGAACTGGAGGCCGAAGGCAAGGCCGACACGCTCAAGGGCAACGTGAAGGAGAAGATCGAGGACGCGAAGCGGGCCATCAAGGATGCGGTGGATCCGGACCGTCCGAGCCGTCGGGAGCCGTGA